A genome region from Microplitis demolitor isolate Queensland-Clemson2020A chromosome 1, iyMicDemo2.1a, whole genome shotgun sequence includes the following:
- the LOC103577890 gene encoding uncharacterized protein LOC103577890 isoform X1, whose translation MSGPDLQEHSYVKVLYDFQYKTTEGREIAIKKNERLYLLQKTNADWWQVVRTWEQRSFYVPATYVREMSKNSGSNPKKTSDEDKDIAFETLDGPKYKNMPKESSSAMKNVKKWLAGAMDSKQESSSTTASSSSLSKSLYITDDSHKHNAMDYQSRAELKVGLAAIKAKSLERDRERERDRRSTYEKQISEQIEVKHKKRPNETPKKLPNTMGIKDIDLDSLSSSPSSSYSKLTKSFSTSPKSFDVPTARIDIPLPDPFRQELKSSLDRRRKISDNTDYDKLVQENRNHELNRQSRIRTKSSHSDDSQLESDNDERFLSRVDENPKKPDNDKPESKLSVSLREEPGSGRQSPSVSNRNSRSLDLDSKQFCLRTERSLSPKPTYGRQLTVAGQITDEEADVNPGNTSASGDCKILNDKRRTWAVEELMSELTQMCRERVNNKKPPNFQLKSTEIKGNFDPLDELTRELHEMNLQRSEGGTTPQAETRSEFKSSDGSPSSNICKISINSTSVNKANDLNSLNTSVVISKEEDELEDITEHSNISEASDLSDNSLAFRYPKNEKSTFTFRTGEVLPQSKPLKSPKSPKIDEYNEANILNDCSPDDNKPLSLDKQSHYRKSKTITTTTANHTSHSSPDNDQESLGYSNLKMRHSSKVKMRPKIKVKATVTGDTPGELKLTPSLEKLASEIQFLPAKKTTNTINVNSNYNNINDSTNSNINSNSNKIIHKNTSSFNESMSDGDAYDDSGIHDETYRSEDSGSGRRNIIYSNSFKTKREGRYFQRHEFTDDDDDEEDDEDEDEEDDDGIMRSAKKCNLKKSSTLHCTTIPENYRRFRISNELAAILASSKRRSRSLSDLNSFDDEEDTIMENKTYPENSPKIKPVPLPRTKIPAIKSEDELSTRLDDRTAPSGEEIKGVAPVPRKIISRKEYPEVWVNSKQVSGYSSKNYAHQTTSEVDIESSTAVGFKTLLYTSDSGSDNCLQSKELVNNDSSEKHHHNYSHSNFKNRGIEKSSSGVNLKKDGVKVRESPSDDQILSSNASSEALQSQSESEFTGGFDASSQPSPVSTRTAQDCYECAIDLPPGWTQKYDPHTDQICFINDQGDKWFSSNDDEGKIYFFEENSNESSWVLPTVTAGKSQTKAPAHKEEKPMEEDSSAANELSQPENLLTSAPYANQNSSNHDSGSASVSVSGSKKPGLSDWPQLSFDGNMKILKEGPISRTKITENGKKLRKNWSTSYAVLTELFLLFFKDSKTFNTMMKSGQSPIAKPDISVDLNGAIIEPGERASSRKNVYMIGTVLGLQVLIQSDNTALAAEWFQEIHGAIRKLPFSFKSQAKPFAGPPEVRKISNSKLSIESNQSEDSKKSSKVARSRSMKSKYLFMSANVQTITRRHCSLMHVINIAVKRLDDSLEDLSGTAAERQTKIKAKLRRFFQRRPPVESLVKNGIYKNEPAFGSYLKDVCPTEHPRVPIFVKTCIEVLESNEDNMKTDGLYRASGNLSQIQKIRLQVDQYNLSVLSQEEDVHVLTGALKLFFRELKEPLIPSSFFKDALSASMQKKTSDKIRCFREIVKALPPANYDTLLFLLKHLLKVTLYQEFNRMHIPNLAIVFGPTLMWPAEESANMALDLMQQNLVIECLLSEYNKIFK comes from the exons ATGAGTGGTCCAGACCTTCAAGAGCACTCGTACGTGAAAGTGCTGTATGACTTTCAATACAAAACAACAGAAGGTCGGGAGATAGCTATAAAAAAGAATGAACGattgtatttattacaaaaaacaaaTGCTGATTGGTGGCAAGTTGTCAGGACTTGGGAGCAGAGATCTTTTTACGTACCAGCAACGTACGTTAGAGAGATGTCAAAGAACAGCGGTAGCAATCCGAAAAAGACATCTGATGAAGACAAAGATATAGCATTCGAGACACTAGATGGAcctaagtataaaaatatgccCAAGGAATCATCTAGTGCCATGAAAAACGTCAAGAAATGGCTGGCGGGTGCTATGGATAGCAAGCAAGAGTCATCCTCGACTACTGCGTCGTCTTCATCGCTCTCTAAATCACTTTATATCACTGATGACTCTCATAAACACAATGCTATGGATTACCAATCACGCGCGGAATTAAAGGTCGGGTTGGCAGCCATCAAGGCTAAGTCGTTGGAACGTGATCGCGAACGCGAACGTGATCGGAGATCGACTTACGAGAAACAAATATCCGAGCAGATTGaagtaaaacataaaaaacgACCCAATGAAACGCCAAAAAAATTACCCAATACAATGGGTATAAAAGATATTGATTTAGATTCATTGTCTTCTTCTCCTTCTTCGTCTTACAGTAAACTCACCAAGAGCTTCTCAACGAGTCCAAAGTCTTTTGATGTACCTACCGCAAGAATAGACATCCCGCTGCCTGACCCATTCAGACAGGAATTAAAGAGTAGTTTAGATCGCCGGCGCAAGATATCTGATAACACCGATTATGACAAACTCGTTCAGGAAAACCGCAACCACGAGTTAAATCGCCAGTCGAGAATAAGAACCAAGTCCTCTCATTCAGATGATTCTCAGTTGGAAAGCGATAATGACGAAAGATTTCTTTCGCGCGTTGATGAGAACCCCAAGAAACCAGATAATGATAAACCAGAGTCAAAGCTCAGTGTTTCGCTGAGAGAAGAGCCCGGCAGCGGTCGTCAGAGCCCCAGTGTCTCGAATAGAAACAGCAGGAGTCTAGATCTTGATTCAAAGCAATTTTGCTTACGCACTGAACGGAGTTTGAGCCCCAAGCCAACATACGGAAGGCAGCTAACTGTCGCCGGACAAATTACTGATGAGGAAGCTGATGTGAATCCTGGTAATACCAGCGCCAGTGGTGATTGCAAAATTCTTAATGACAAACGACGTACTTGGGCCGTCGAAGAACTCATGTCCGAATTGACCCAGATGTGTCGCGAGAgagttaacaataaaaaaccaCCAAACTTTCAGCTCAAGAGTACGGAAATAAAAGGTAATTTTGATCCGTTGGATGAACTCACCAGGGAATTACATGAAATGAATTTACAAAGATCCGAAGGTGGGACTACTCCGCAAGCAGAGACGCGCAGTGAATTTAAATCCAGCGATGGCTCGCCGAGCAGTAATATATGCAAGATATCAATAAACTCAACAAGTGTCAATAAAGCTAATGATTTAAATTCGTTGAATACGAGTGTGGTGATAAGCAAAGAAGAGGATGAACTTGAAGACATTACTGAGCACTCAAATATATCTGAAGCATCTGATTTGTCGGATAACTCTCTGGCATTTCGTTACCCGAAGAATGAAAAGTCAACATTTACATTTCGGACTGGCGAGGTACTGCCTCAATCGAAACCGCTAAAATCACCAAAGTCACCGAAAATAGACGAATACAACGAGgcaaatatattaaatgacTGCTCACCGGACGATAATAAACCTTTATCTCTCGATAAGCAATCGCATTATCGCAAAAGTAAGACAATCACAACAACGACAGCTAATCATACGAGTCATTCGAGTCCGGACAATGATCAGGAATCATTGGGATACTCGAACCTGAAAATGCGTCACTCTAGTAAAGTTAAAATGCGTCcgaaaataaaagtcaaaGCAACGGTAACTGGTGATACGCCCGGGGAATTGAAATTGACACCTTCGTTGGAAAAACTCGCGAGTGAAATACAATTTTTGCCGgctaaaaaaacaacaaatactATTAATGTCAAtagtaattacaataatattaatgacagTACCAACagtaatattaatagtaatagtaataaaataattcataaaaatacatCGTCGTTTAACGAGAGTATGAGTGACGGAGACGCTTACGATGACAGTGGGATACATGACGAGACCTACAGATCTGAAGACTCGGGGAGTGGCAGGCGTAATATCATTTACAGCAATAGCTTTAAAACAAAACGTGAAGGCAGGTACTTCCAACGGCATGAGTTTACTGACGACGATGATGACGAAGAGgatgatgaagatgaagacGAGGAAGACGATGATGGGATTATGAGATCTGCTAAAAAGTGTAATCTCAAGAAAAGTTCAACACTCCATTGTACTACGATACCTGAAAACTATCGGCGTTTTAGAATCAGCAACGAGTTGGCTGCTATTTTGGCCAGTTCTAAGCGACGAAGCAGGAGCTTGAGTGATTTGAATTCTTTTGATGATGAAGAAGACACaattatggaaaataaaacCTACCCGGAAAATTCACCAAAAATAAAACCGGTACCTCTGCCGAGAACCAAAATACCGGCTATTAAATCTGAAGACGAATTATCAACGCGATTGGATGACAGAACTGCACCCAGCGGGGAAGAAATAAAAGGCGTGGCACCGGTGCCCAGGAAGATCATCAGCAGAAAAGAATATCCAGAAGTTTGGGTAAATTCGAAACAAGTTTCAGGGTACAGCAGCAAAAATTACGCCCATCAAACGACATCGGAGGTTGACATCGAGTCTAGCACTGCCGTTGGCTTCAAAACTCTGCTCTATACGTCCGACAGCGGCTCAGACAACTGCCTTCAATCTAAAGAACTCGTAAACAACGACTCCAGTGAAAAGCATCATCACAATTATagtcatagtaattttaaaaatcgcggAATAGAGAAATCGAGCTCCggagttaatttaaaaaaagacggAGTCAAAGTCCGAGAGAGTCCCTCAGACGATCAAATTCTCAGCTCAAATGCCAGCTCGGAAGCTCTGCAAAGTCAGTCGGAATCTGAATTTACTGGTGGCTTCGACGCGTCATCCCAACCCAGTCCCGTGAGTACTCGGACAGCTCAGGATTGCTACGAGTGTGCAATTGATCTACCGCCCGGTTGGACTCAAAAGTACGATCCCCACACCGACCAAATTTGTTTCATCAACGACCAGGGTGATAAG tggttCTCCTCAAATGATGACGAAGGCAAGATATACTTTTTCGAAGAGAATAGCAATGAATCTTCATGGGTATTGCCAACGGTCACGGCTGGTAAATCTCAAACCAAAGCACCTGCtcataaagaagaaaaaccaATGGAAGAGGATAGTAGTGCAGCAAACGAACTCTCTCAGCCGGAAAATCTACTCACCAGTGCACCTTACGCTAATCAGAACTCAAGTAATCATGACAGCGGGTCTGCATCAGTATCAGTGTCTGGCTCGAAAAAACCCGGTCTGAGCGACTGGCCGCAGTTGTCATTCGATGGCaacatgaaaatattgaaagaaGGGCCGATAAGCCGGACCAAGATAACGGAGAACGGAAAAAAGTTGCGTAAAAATTGGAGCACTTCATACGCTGTGCTGacggaattatttttactttttttcaaagacTCCAAAACGTTTAACACGATGATGAAGAGCGGTCAGTCGCCCATAGCAAAGCCCGACATATCAGTTGATCTGAATGGGGCAATTATTGAGCCCGGGGAACGAGCTAGTagtagaaaaaatgtttacatgATCGGTACTGTACTTGGTCTTCAAGTACTTATACAAAGCGATAACACAGCACTTGCCGCTGAATGGTTTCAAGAGATCCACGGAGCCATACGAAAACTG CCATTCAGCTTCAAATCTCAAGCAAAACCTTTTGCTGGACCACCGGAAGTACGTAAAATTAGCAACAGTAAATTATCAATCGAGTCTAATCAATCTGAAGATTCAAAGAAGTCATCCAAGGTCGCACGATCAAGATCTatgaaaagtaaatatttatttatgtctgCTAATGTACAGACGATCACTCGTAGACACTGTAGTTTAATGCATGTTATTAATattg cgGTAAAGAGACTCGATGACTCACTGGAAGATCTCAGTGGAACTGCTGCTGAAAgacaaactaaaataaaagctAAATTACGGAGATTCTTCCAACGACGTCCTCCCGTTGAATCTTTAGTCAAAAACGGTATTTACAAAA ATGAGCCGGCATTCGGTTCATATTTAAAAGACGTCTGTCCAACGGAACATCCACGGGTACCAATTTTCGTAAAAACGTGTATCGAAGTACTGGAAAGTAACGAAGACAACATGAAGACTGACGGTTTATACCGAGCGAGCGgtaatttaagtcaaattcAAAAGATACGATTGCAAGTCGATCAGTATAATCTTAGCGTATTATCACAAGAGGAAGACGTTCATGTGCTGACTGgtgcattaaaattatttttccgcgAGCTTAAAGAACCGCTGATACCATCAAGTTTTTTTAAGGATGCACTTAGTGCCAGTATGCAGAAAAAAACATCTGATAAAATCCGATGCTTCCGTGAAATAGTAAAAGCATTGCCACCAGCAAACTACGAcactctattatttttattgaagcaTCTGCTGAAGGTAACTTTGTACCAAGAGTTTAATCGTATGCATATACCAAATTTGGCGATAGTCTTCGGTCCGACGTTGATGTGGCCGGCTGAGGAAAGCGCAAACATGGCTTTAGATCTTATGCaacaaaatttagttatcGAATGCCTTTTGTCTGAGTACAATAAGATTTtcaaatag
- the LOC103577890 gene encoding uncharacterized protein LOC103577890 isoform X2: MSGPDLQEHSYVKVLYDFQYKTTEGREIAIKKNERLYLLQKTNADWWQVVRTWEQRSFYVPATYVREMSKNSGSNPKKTSDEDKDIAFETLDGPKYKNMPKESSSAMKNVKKWLAGAMDSKQESSSTTASSSSLSKSLYITDDSHKHNAMDYQSRAELKVGLAAIKAKSLERDRERERDRRSTYEKQISEQIEVKHKKRPNETPKKLPNTMGIKDIDLDSLSSSPSSSYSKLTKSFSTSPKSFDVPTARIDIPLPDPFRQELKSSLDRRRKISDNTDYDKLVQENRNHELNRQSRIRTKSSHSDDSQLESDNDERFLSRVDENPKKPDNDKPESKLSVSLREEPGSGRQSPSVSNRNSRSLDLDSKQFCLRTERSLSPKPTYGRQLTVAGQITDEEADVNPGNTSASGDCKILNDKRRTWAVEELMSELTQMCRERVNNKKPPNFQLKSTEIKGNFDPLDELTRELHEMNLQRSEGGTTPQAETRSEFKSSDGSPSSNICKISINSTSVNKANDLNSLNTSVVISKEEDELEDITEHSNISEASDLSDNSLAFRYPKNEKSTFTFRTGEVLPQSKPLKSPKSPKIDEYNEANILNDCSPDDNKPLSLDKQSHYRKSKTITTTTANHTSHSSPDNDQESLGYSNLKMRHSSKVKMRPKIKVKATVTGDTPGELKLTPSLEKLASEIQFLPAKKTTNTINVNSNYNNINDSTNSNINSNSNKIIHKNTSSFNESMSDGDAYDDSGIHDETYRSEDSGSGRRNIIYSNSFKTKREGRYFQRHEFTDDDDDEEDDEDEDEEDDDGIMRSAKKCNLKKSSTLHCTTIPENYRRFRISNELAAILASSKRRSRSLSDLNSFDDEEDTIMENKTYPENSPKIKPVPLPRTKIPAIKSEDELSTRLDDRTAPSGEEIKGVAPVPRKIISRKEYPEVWVNSKQVSGYSSKNYAHQTTSEVDIESSTAVGFKTLLYTSDSGSDNCLQSKELVNNDSSEKHHHNYSHSNFKNRGIEKSSSGVNLKKDGVKVRESPSDDQILSSNASSEALQSQSESEFTGGFDASSQPSPVSTRTAQDCYECAIDLPPGWTQKYDPHTDQICFINDQGDKWFSSNDDEGKIYFFEENSNESSWVLPTVTAGKSQTKAPAHKEEKPMEEDSSAANELSQPENLLTSAPYANQNSSNHDSGSASVSVSGSKKPGLSDWPQLSFDGNMKILKEGPISRTKITENGKKLRKNWSTSYAVLTELFLLFFKDSKTFNTMMKSGQSPIAKPDISVDLNGAIIEPGERASSRKNVYMIGTVLGLQVLIQSDNTALAAEWFQEIHGAIRKLPFSFKSQAKPFAGPPEVRKISNSKLSIESNQSEDSKKSSKVARSRSMKTVKRLDDSLEDLSGTAAERQTKIKAKLRRFFQRRPPVESLVKNGIYKNEPAFGSYLKDVCPTEHPRVPIFVKTCIEVLESNEDNMKTDGLYRASGNLSQIQKIRLQVDQYNLSVLSQEEDVHVLTGALKLFFRELKEPLIPSSFFKDALSASMQKKTSDKIRCFREIVKALPPANYDTLLFLLKHLLKVTLYQEFNRMHIPNLAIVFGPTLMWPAEESANMALDLMQQNLVIECLLSEYNKIFK, translated from the exons ATGAGTGGTCCAGACCTTCAAGAGCACTCGTACGTGAAAGTGCTGTATGACTTTCAATACAAAACAACAGAAGGTCGGGAGATAGCTATAAAAAAGAATGAACGattgtatttattacaaaaaacaaaTGCTGATTGGTGGCAAGTTGTCAGGACTTGGGAGCAGAGATCTTTTTACGTACCAGCAACGTACGTTAGAGAGATGTCAAAGAACAGCGGTAGCAATCCGAAAAAGACATCTGATGAAGACAAAGATATAGCATTCGAGACACTAGATGGAcctaagtataaaaatatgccCAAGGAATCATCTAGTGCCATGAAAAACGTCAAGAAATGGCTGGCGGGTGCTATGGATAGCAAGCAAGAGTCATCCTCGACTACTGCGTCGTCTTCATCGCTCTCTAAATCACTTTATATCACTGATGACTCTCATAAACACAATGCTATGGATTACCAATCACGCGCGGAATTAAAGGTCGGGTTGGCAGCCATCAAGGCTAAGTCGTTGGAACGTGATCGCGAACGCGAACGTGATCGGAGATCGACTTACGAGAAACAAATATCCGAGCAGATTGaagtaaaacataaaaaacgACCCAATGAAACGCCAAAAAAATTACCCAATACAATGGGTATAAAAGATATTGATTTAGATTCATTGTCTTCTTCTCCTTCTTCGTCTTACAGTAAACTCACCAAGAGCTTCTCAACGAGTCCAAAGTCTTTTGATGTACCTACCGCAAGAATAGACATCCCGCTGCCTGACCCATTCAGACAGGAATTAAAGAGTAGTTTAGATCGCCGGCGCAAGATATCTGATAACACCGATTATGACAAACTCGTTCAGGAAAACCGCAACCACGAGTTAAATCGCCAGTCGAGAATAAGAACCAAGTCCTCTCATTCAGATGATTCTCAGTTGGAAAGCGATAATGACGAAAGATTTCTTTCGCGCGTTGATGAGAACCCCAAGAAACCAGATAATGATAAACCAGAGTCAAAGCTCAGTGTTTCGCTGAGAGAAGAGCCCGGCAGCGGTCGTCAGAGCCCCAGTGTCTCGAATAGAAACAGCAGGAGTCTAGATCTTGATTCAAAGCAATTTTGCTTACGCACTGAACGGAGTTTGAGCCCCAAGCCAACATACGGAAGGCAGCTAACTGTCGCCGGACAAATTACTGATGAGGAAGCTGATGTGAATCCTGGTAATACCAGCGCCAGTGGTGATTGCAAAATTCTTAATGACAAACGACGTACTTGGGCCGTCGAAGAACTCATGTCCGAATTGACCCAGATGTGTCGCGAGAgagttaacaataaaaaaccaCCAAACTTTCAGCTCAAGAGTACGGAAATAAAAGGTAATTTTGATCCGTTGGATGAACTCACCAGGGAATTACATGAAATGAATTTACAAAGATCCGAAGGTGGGACTACTCCGCAAGCAGAGACGCGCAGTGAATTTAAATCCAGCGATGGCTCGCCGAGCAGTAATATATGCAAGATATCAATAAACTCAACAAGTGTCAATAAAGCTAATGATTTAAATTCGTTGAATACGAGTGTGGTGATAAGCAAAGAAGAGGATGAACTTGAAGACATTACTGAGCACTCAAATATATCTGAAGCATCTGATTTGTCGGATAACTCTCTGGCATTTCGTTACCCGAAGAATGAAAAGTCAACATTTACATTTCGGACTGGCGAGGTACTGCCTCAATCGAAACCGCTAAAATCACCAAAGTCACCGAAAATAGACGAATACAACGAGgcaaatatattaaatgacTGCTCACCGGACGATAATAAACCTTTATCTCTCGATAAGCAATCGCATTATCGCAAAAGTAAGACAATCACAACAACGACAGCTAATCATACGAGTCATTCGAGTCCGGACAATGATCAGGAATCATTGGGATACTCGAACCTGAAAATGCGTCACTCTAGTAAAGTTAAAATGCGTCcgaaaataaaagtcaaaGCAACGGTAACTGGTGATACGCCCGGGGAATTGAAATTGACACCTTCGTTGGAAAAACTCGCGAGTGAAATACAATTTTTGCCGgctaaaaaaacaacaaatactATTAATGTCAAtagtaattacaataatattaatgacagTACCAACagtaatattaatagtaatagtaataaaataattcataaaaatacatCGTCGTTTAACGAGAGTATGAGTGACGGAGACGCTTACGATGACAGTGGGATACATGACGAGACCTACAGATCTGAAGACTCGGGGAGTGGCAGGCGTAATATCATTTACAGCAATAGCTTTAAAACAAAACGTGAAGGCAGGTACTTCCAACGGCATGAGTTTACTGACGACGATGATGACGAAGAGgatgatgaagatgaagacGAGGAAGACGATGATGGGATTATGAGATCTGCTAAAAAGTGTAATCTCAAGAAAAGTTCAACACTCCATTGTACTACGATACCTGAAAACTATCGGCGTTTTAGAATCAGCAACGAGTTGGCTGCTATTTTGGCCAGTTCTAAGCGACGAAGCAGGAGCTTGAGTGATTTGAATTCTTTTGATGATGAAGAAGACACaattatggaaaataaaacCTACCCGGAAAATTCACCAAAAATAAAACCGGTACCTCTGCCGAGAACCAAAATACCGGCTATTAAATCTGAAGACGAATTATCAACGCGATTGGATGACAGAACTGCACCCAGCGGGGAAGAAATAAAAGGCGTGGCACCGGTGCCCAGGAAGATCATCAGCAGAAAAGAATATCCAGAAGTTTGGGTAAATTCGAAACAAGTTTCAGGGTACAGCAGCAAAAATTACGCCCATCAAACGACATCGGAGGTTGACATCGAGTCTAGCACTGCCGTTGGCTTCAAAACTCTGCTCTATACGTCCGACAGCGGCTCAGACAACTGCCTTCAATCTAAAGAACTCGTAAACAACGACTCCAGTGAAAAGCATCATCACAATTATagtcatagtaattttaaaaatcgcggAATAGAGAAATCGAGCTCCggagttaatttaaaaaaagacggAGTCAAAGTCCGAGAGAGTCCCTCAGACGATCAAATTCTCAGCTCAAATGCCAGCTCGGAAGCTCTGCAAAGTCAGTCGGAATCTGAATTTACTGGTGGCTTCGACGCGTCATCCCAACCCAGTCCCGTGAGTACTCGGACAGCTCAGGATTGCTACGAGTGTGCAATTGATCTACCGCCCGGTTGGACTCAAAAGTACGATCCCCACACCGACCAAATTTGTTTCATCAACGACCAGGGTGATAAG tggttCTCCTCAAATGATGACGAAGGCAAGATATACTTTTTCGAAGAGAATAGCAATGAATCTTCATGGGTATTGCCAACGGTCACGGCTGGTAAATCTCAAACCAAAGCACCTGCtcataaagaagaaaaaccaATGGAAGAGGATAGTAGTGCAGCAAACGAACTCTCTCAGCCGGAAAATCTACTCACCAGTGCACCTTACGCTAATCAGAACTCAAGTAATCATGACAGCGGGTCTGCATCAGTATCAGTGTCTGGCTCGAAAAAACCCGGTCTGAGCGACTGGCCGCAGTTGTCATTCGATGGCaacatgaaaatattgaaagaaGGGCCGATAAGCCGGACCAAGATAACGGAGAACGGAAAAAAGTTGCGTAAAAATTGGAGCACTTCATACGCTGTGCTGacggaattatttttactttttttcaaagacTCCAAAACGTTTAACACGATGATGAAGAGCGGTCAGTCGCCCATAGCAAAGCCCGACATATCAGTTGATCTGAATGGGGCAATTATTGAGCCCGGGGAACGAGCTAGTagtagaaaaaatgtttacatgATCGGTACTGTACTTGGTCTTCAAGTACTTATACAAAGCGATAACACAGCACTTGCCGCTGAATGGTTTCAAGAGATCCACGGAGCCATACGAAAACTG CCATTCAGCTTCAAATCTCAAGCAAAACCTTTTGCTGGACCACCGGAAGTACGTAAAATTAGCAACAGTAAATTATCAATCGAGTCTAATCAATCTGAAGATTCAAAGAAGTCATCCAAGGTCGCACGATCAAGATCTatgaaaa cgGTAAAGAGACTCGATGACTCACTGGAAGATCTCAGTGGAACTGCTGCTGAAAgacaaactaaaataaaagctAAATTACGGAGATTCTTCCAACGACGTCCTCCCGTTGAATCTTTAGTCAAAAACGGTATTTACAAAA ATGAGCCGGCATTCGGTTCATATTTAAAAGACGTCTGTCCAACGGAACATCCACGGGTACCAATTTTCGTAAAAACGTGTATCGAAGTACTGGAAAGTAACGAAGACAACATGAAGACTGACGGTTTATACCGAGCGAGCGgtaatttaagtcaaattcAAAAGATACGATTGCAAGTCGATCAGTATAATCTTAGCGTATTATCACAAGAGGAAGACGTTCATGTGCTGACTGgtgcattaaaattatttttccgcgAGCTTAAAGAACCGCTGATACCATCAAGTTTTTTTAAGGATGCACTTAGTGCCAGTATGCAGAAAAAAACATCTGATAAAATCCGATGCTTCCGTGAAATAGTAAAAGCATTGCCACCAGCAAACTACGAcactctattatttttattgaagcaTCTGCTGAAGGTAACTTTGTACCAAGAGTTTAATCGTATGCATATACCAAATTTGGCGATAGTCTTCGGTCCGACGTTGATGTGGCCGGCTGAGGAAAGCGCAAACATGGCTTTAGATCTTATGCaacaaaatttagttatcGAATGCCTTTTGTCTGAGTACAATAAGATTTtcaaatag